A DNA window from Pseudomonas tohonis contains the following coding sequences:
- the pgeF gene encoding peptidoglycan editing factor PgeF: protein MDDWLTPDWPAPARVRARVTTRAGGCSQAPFDSFNLGDHVDDDPAAVAHNRARLVSALGCQPAWLSQVHGVRVVEADPSRVEVADASWSSTPGIASLVMTADCLPALFCDRAGTRVAAAHAGWRGLANGVLEATLDALDRPADQVLVWLGPAIGVDAFEVGPEVRDTFVAQHPQAAAAFRPSHNEGRLIADIYALARIRLAARGVTAVYGGGLCTVSDPRFFSYRRASRTGRFASLVWLAD from the coding sequence ATGGATGACTGGCTGACGCCCGACTGGCCCGCCCCCGCGCGGGTCCGTGCCCGCGTCACCACCCGTGCCGGCGGGTGCAGCCAGGCACCCTTCGACAGTTTCAATCTCGGCGATCACGTCGACGACGATCCCGCCGCCGTGGCGCACAACCGCGCCCGACTGGTCAGCGCCCTCGGCTGCCAGCCCGCCTGGCTCAGCCAGGTGCACGGCGTGCGCGTGGTCGAGGCCGACCCTTCGCGTGTCGAGGTGGCCGACGCCAGCTGGAGCTCGACGCCCGGCATCGCCAGCCTGGTGATGACCGCCGATTGCCTGCCGGCCCTGTTCTGCGACCGCGCCGGCACCCGTGTCGCCGCCGCCCATGCCGGCTGGCGCGGGCTGGCCAACGGCGTGCTCGAAGCGACCCTCGATGCCCTCGACCGCCCGGCGGACCAGGTACTGGTCTGGCTTGGCCCGGCCATCGGCGTCGACGCCTTCGAGGTCGGCCCGGAAGTGCGCGACACCTTCGTCGCCCAGCATCCACAGGCCGCAGCCGCTTTCCGCCCCAGCCACAATGAAGGCCGGCTGATCGCCGACATCTATGCCCTGGCGCGCATCCGCCTGGCCGCGCGCGGTGTGACCGCCGTCTACGGTGGTGGCCTGTGCACCGTCAGCGACCCGCGCTTCTTCTCCTACCGCCGTGCCTCCCGCACCGGCCGTTTCGCCAGCCTCGTCTGGCTCGCCGACTGA
- the rluD gene encoding 23S rRNA pseudouridine(1911/1915/1917) synthase RluD yields MSPIIKQAIQLSAEVPSELGGQRLDQVAAQLFDEHSRSRLSAWIKDGLLTVDGQVLRPRDTVHGGSLLELNAEQESQGEWVAQDIALDIVFEDDQLLVLDKPAGLVVHPAAGHADGTLLNALLHHVPDLANVPRAGIVHRLDKDTTGLMVVAKTLEAHTKLVAQLQARTVSRIYEAIVVGVITAGGKVDAPIGRSSQQRQRMGVVAGGKPAVSHYRVLERFRSHTHARVKLETGRTHQIRVHMSYVNFPLVGDPVYGGRFRIPPAASPTLVQTLKDFPRQALHARFLELDHPVTGARMKWESPLPDDMVWLLTLLRQDHESFN; encoded by the coding sequence ATGTCCCCAATCATCAAGCAGGCTATTCAACTCAGCGCCGAGGTGCCGTCCGAACTGGGCGGGCAACGCCTCGATCAGGTCGCTGCCCAACTCTTCGACGAGCATTCGCGTTCGCGCCTGTCCGCCTGGATCAAGGACGGGCTGCTCACGGTCGACGGCCAGGTGCTGCGCCCGCGCGACACCGTCCATGGCGGTTCCTTGCTGGAGCTCAATGCCGAGCAGGAATCCCAGGGCGAGTGGGTGGCCCAGGACATCGCGCTGGACATCGTCTTCGAAGACGACCAGCTGCTGGTGCTGGACAAGCCTGCCGGGCTGGTTGTCCACCCCGCTGCGGGGCATGCCGATGGCACCTTGCTGAATGCCCTGCTGCACCATGTCCCGGACCTGGCCAACGTGCCGCGTGCCGGCATCGTGCACCGCCTGGACAAGGACACCACCGGCCTGATGGTCGTGGCCAAGACCTTGGAAGCGCACACCAAGCTGGTGGCGCAGCTCCAGGCCCGCACCGTCAGCCGCATCTACGAGGCCATCGTGGTTGGCGTGATCACCGCCGGCGGCAAGGTCGACGCCCCCATCGGTCGCAGCTCGCAGCAGCGCCAGCGCATGGGCGTGGTGGCCGGCGGCAAGCCTGCGGTCAGCCATTATCGGGTGCTGGAGCGGTTCCGCTCGCACACCCATGCCCGGGTCAAGCTGGAGACCGGCCGCACGCACCAGATCCGCGTGCACATGTCCTACGTGAACTTCCCGCTGGTCGGCGACCCTGTCTACGGGGGGCGCTTCCGCATCCCGCCCGCAGCCAGCCCCACGCTGGTCCAGACCCTCAAGGACTTTCCCCGCCAGGCCCTGCATGCCCGCTTCCTCGAACTGGATCATCCGGTGACCGGCGCGCGCATGAAGTGGGAATCGCCGCTGCCCGACGACATGGTCTGGCTGCTGACCCTGTTGCGCCAGGACCACGAGTCCTTCAACTGA
- a CDS encoding outer membrane protein assembly factor BamD — translation MQVKHLLLIAILALTAACSSKEVVDENLSESELYQQAQADLDNKSYTSAVSKLKALESRYPFGRYAEQAQLELIYAYYKNVEPEAAKSAAERFIRLHPQHANVDYAYYLKGLASFDQDRGLLARFLPLDMTKRDPGAARDSYNEFAQLTTRYPHSRYAPDAKQRMIYLRNLLAAYEIHVAHYYLTRQAYVAAANRGRYVVENFQETPSVGDGLAVMVEAYQRLNLNDLAATSLETLKLNYPDHPNLVDGQFVPREEEADNRSWLAKATLGLIESEPPLPPGETRANQDVIKQYEDAQEEIPDELKPENQQEVQEEQHEAEANSSGDRSWFSYMTFGVFD, via the coding sequence ATGCAAGTGAAACACCTGCTGCTGATCGCCATTCTCGCCCTAACCGCCGCCTGCTCCTCCAAAGAAGTGGTGGACGAGAACCTGAGCGAGTCCGAGCTGTACCAGCAGGCTCAGGCCGACCTGGACAACAAGAGCTATACCAGCGCCGTATCCAAGCTCAAGGCCCTCGAGTCCCGCTATCCGTTCGGTCGTTATGCCGAGCAAGCCCAGCTGGAACTGATCTACGCCTACTACAAGAACGTCGAGCCCGAGGCCGCCAAGTCCGCCGCCGAACGTTTCATCCGCCTGCATCCGCAACACGCCAACGTCGACTACGCCTATTACCTGAAGGGCCTGGCCTCCTTCGACCAGGACCGTGGCCTGCTCGCCCGCTTCCTGCCGCTGGACATGACCAAGCGCGACCCGGGTGCGGCCCGCGACTCCTACAACGAGTTCGCCCAGCTGACCACCCGTTACCCGCACAGCCGCTACGCGCCGGATGCCAAGCAGCGCATGATCTACCTGCGCAACCTGCTGGCCGCCTATGAAATCCACGTCGCCCACTACTACCTGACCCGCCAGGCCTACGTCGCCGCCGCCAACCGTGGTCGCTATGTGGTGGAGAACTTCCAGGAAACCCCGTCCGTCGGTGACGGCCTGGCCGTGATGGTCGAGGCCTACCAGCGCCTGAACCTGAACGACCTGGCCGCAACCAGCCTGGAAACCCTGAAGCTCAACTACCCCGACCACCCGAACCTGGTCGATGGCCAGTTCGTGCCGCGCGAGGAAGAGGCCGACAACCGCTCCTGGCTGGCCAAGGCGACCCTCGGCCTGATCGAGAGCGAGCCGCCGCTGCCCCCGGGCGAGACCCGCGCCAACCAGGACGTGATCAAGCAGTACGAAGACGCCCAGGAAGAAATCCCGGACGAACTGAAGCCCGAGAACCAGCAGGAAGTGCAGGAAGAACAGCACGAAGCGGAAGCCAACAGCAGCGGCGACCGCTCCTGGTTCAGCTACATGACCTTCGGCGTTTTCGACTGA
- a CDS encoding PP0621 family protein, which yields MIRLLFWIVVIFAAVWVWRRMKAPPAPRPQKPADEAASPMVRCSQCGVHVPQAHALASGERWYCSRAHLEQDTTSGER from the coding sequence ATGATCCGCCTGCTGTTCTGGATTGTTGTGATCTTCGCCGCTGTCTGGGTCTGGCGCCGGATGAAGGCACCACCAGCCCCGCGCCCGCAGAAACCCGCGGACGAGGCCGCCAGCCCGATGGTGCGATGCAGCCAGTGCGGCGTGCATGTGCCGCAGGCCCATGCGCTGGCCAGTGGCGAGCGCTGGTACTGCAGCCGCGCCCACCTGGAACAGGACACCACCAGCGGTGAGCGGTGA
- a CDS encoding sensor histidine kinase, protein MSGESTVLGGQPARRIFRLYNLYRLIIGLALVGLISSELDSELLDLARAQLFRNASWFYLLLNILIALMVRHPKHMLQVFSLALVDVILLSCLFYAAGGTPSGIGNLVIVTVAIANILLRGRVGLLIAAIATIGMIYLTFYLSLSRPEVANQYVQAGALGALCFAAALFVQGISKRLQLSETLAEKRAADVANLEALNALILQRMRTGILVLDAQHRVLLANQGAQTLLGRDDLAGRIIDPQSPELVKRLQQWMDNPALRPQSLQAMPEGPVLQPSFVPLQRGEQRDTLIFLEDISQIAQQAQQLKLASLGRLTAGIAHEIRNPLGAISHAAQLLQESEELTGPDRRLAQIIQDQSRRMNLVIENVLQLSRRRQSEPQLLDLKYWLHRFASEFRNASGPGQTLHIETNSGTIQTRMDPHQLTQVLTNLVQNGLRYSFQKNKVGQVWLRLFRDPESDLPILEIMDDGAGVPPEQVQHIFEPFYTTESKGTGLGLYISRELCESNQARLDYRPRETGGSCFRITFAHPRKLS, encoded by the coding sequence GTGAGCGGTGAGTCGACGGTCCTGGGCGGGCAGCCGGCGCGGCGCATCTTCCGCCTCTACAACCTCTACCGGCTGATCATCGGCCTCGCGCTGGTCGGGCTGATCTCCAGCGAGCTGGACAGCGAACTGCTCGACCTCGCCCGCGCGCAACTGTTCCGCAACGCCTCCTGGTTCTACCTGCTGCTGAACATCCTGATCGCCCTGATGGTCCGCCATCCGAAGCACATGCTGCAGGTGTTCAGCCTGGCACTCGTGGACGTGATCCTGCTGTCCTGCCTGTTCTACGCGGCCGGCGGTACGCCCAGCGGCATCGGCAACCTGGTGATAGTCACGGTGGCCATCGCCAACATCCTGCTGCGGGGCCGGGTCGGCCTGCTGATTGCCGCCATCGCCACCATCGGCATGATCTACCTGACCTTCTACCTCAGCCTCAGCCGCCCGGAAGTCGCCAACCAGTACGTACAGGCCGGCGCGCTCGGCGCCCTCTGTTTTGCGGCCGCCCTCTTCGTCCAGGGCATCAGCAAACGCCTGCAACTGAGCGAGACCCTGGCGGAAAAGCGCGCCGCCGACGTCGCCAACCTCGAGGCACTCAACGCCCTGATCCTGCAACGGATGCGCACCGGCATCCTGGTGCTCGACGCGCAACACCGCGTGCTCCTGGCCAACCAGGGCGCCCAGACCCTGCTGGGCCGCGATGACCTCGCCGGACGCATCATCGACCCGCAGAGCCCGGAACTGGTCAAGCGCCTCCAGCAGTGGATGGACAACCCGGCCCTGCGCCCGCAGAGCCTGCAGGCCATGCCCGAAGGCCCGGTGCTGCAACCCAGCTTCGTACCGCTGCAACGGGGCGAGCAACGCGACACCCTGATCTTCCTCGAAGACATCTCGCAGATCGCCCAGCAGGCGCAACAGCTCAAGCTCGCCTCCCTCGGCCGTCTGACCGCCGGCATCGCCCATGAGATACGCAACCCCCTGGGCGCCATCAGCCATGCCGCGCAGCTGCTGCAGGAGTCGGAAGAGCTGACCGGCCCAGACCGACGCCTGGCGCAGATCATCCAGGACCAGTCGCGACGCATGAACCTGGTGATCGAGAACGTCCTGCAGCTGTCACGCCGCCGCCAGTCAGAACCCCAACTGCTCGACCTGAAGTACTGGCTGCACCGCTTCGCCAGCGAATTCCGCAATGCTTCCGGTCCCGGCCAGACACTGCACATCGAGACCAACAGCGGCACGATCCAGACCCGCATGGACCCGCACCAGCTGACCCAGGTACTGACCAACCTGGTACAGAACGGTCTGCGCTACAGTTTTCAGAAGAACAAGGTCGGACAGGTCTGGCTTCGCCTATTCCGTGATCCGGAAAGCGACCTGCCCATCCTGGAGATCATGGATGATGGAGCCGGCGTGCCGCCCGAGCAGGTGCAGCACATCTTCGAACCCTTCTACACGACTGAAAGCAAGGGTACCGGGCTCGGCCTGTACATCTCGCGCGAGCTGTGCGAGAGCAACCAGGCCCGCCTCGACTACCGCCCACGCGAAACCGGCGGCAGCTGTTTTCGCATTACCTTTGCCCACCCGCGCAAATTGAGCTGA
- a CDS encoding sigma-54-dependent transcriptional regulator, translating into MTRQRALIVDDEPDIRELLEITLGRMKLDTRSARNVKEARELLAAEPFDLCLTDMRLPDGTGLDLVQHIQQRHPQVPVAMITAYGSLDTAVNALKAGAFDFLTKPVDLGRLRELVAAALRLRTSGSGDTPMDNRLLGDSPPMKALRNQIQKLARSQAPVYISGESGSGKELVARMIHEQGPRHEDPFVPVNCGAIPSELMESEFFGHKKGSFTGAIEDKIGLFQAAHGGTLFLDEVADLPLPMQVKLLRAIQEKAIRTIGGQQEVVVDVRILSATHKDLAAEVAAGRFRQDLYYRLNVIELSVPPLRERREDIPQLADVMLKRLAADSAAASITRDAMEKLKSYRFPGNVRELENMLERAYTLCDNDQIQPEDLRLADAPSPSESSEADLAQVSNLEDYLEEIERKLIMQALEETRWNRTAAAQRLGLTFRSMRYRLKKLGID; encoded by the coding sequence ATGACCAGACAGAGAGCACTCATCGTCGACGACGAGCCCGATATCCGCGAGCTGCTGGAGATCACCCTCGGCCGGATGAAGCTGGATACCCGCAGCGCCCGCAACGTCAAGGAAGCCCGTGAACTCCTCGCCGCCGAACCCTTCGACCTGTGCCTGACCGACATGCGCCTGCCGGACGGCACCGGCCTCGACCTCGTGCAGCACATCCAGCAGCGCCATCCGCAGGTCCCGGTGGCGATGATCACCGCCTACGGCAGCCTGGACACCGCCGTCAACGCACTGAAGGCCGGCGCCTTCGACTTCCTCACCAAGCCTGTGGACCTCGGCCGGCTTCGCGAGCTGGTCGCCGCGGCGCTGCGCCTGCGCACCAGCGGCAGCGGCGACACGCCGATGGACAACCGCCTGCTCGGCGACTCGCCGCCGATGAAGGCGCTGCGCAACCAGATCCAGAAGCTCGCGCGCAGCCAGGCCCCCGTCTACATCAGCGGCGAGTCCGGCAGCGGCAAGGAACTGGTGGCACGCATGATCCACGAGCAGGGCCCGCGCCACGAAGACCCCTTCGTACCGGTCAACTGCGGCGCCATCCCCTCGGAACTGATGGAAAGCGAATTCTTCGGCCACAAGAAAGGCAGCTTCACCGGCGCCATCGAAGACAAGATCGGCCTGTTCCAGGCGGCCCATGGCGGCACCCTGTTCCTGGACGAAGTGGCAGACCTGCCCCTGCCCATGCAGGTGAAACTGCTGCGTGCCATCCAGGAAAAGGCCATTCGCACCATAGGTGGCCAGCAGGAAGTGGTGGTGGACGTACGCATTCTCAGCGCCACCCACAAGGACCTGGCTGCCGAAGTGGCGGCCGGGCGCTTCCGCCAGGACCTCTACTACCGCCTGAACGTCATCGAACTCAGCGTCCCTCCGCTGCGCGAGCGCCGCGAGGACATCCCGCAACTGGCCGATGTGATGCTCAAGCGCCTGGCTGCGGACAGCGCCGCGGCCAGCATTACCCGCGACGCCATGGAAAAGCTCAAGAGCTATCGCTTCCCCGGCAACGTCCGCGAGCTGGAAAACATGCTCGAGCGGGCCTACACGCTCTGCGACAACGACCAGATCCAGCCCGAGGACCTGCGCCTGGCCGACGCGCCCTCGCCGTCGGAAAGCAGCGAGGCCGATCTAGCGCAGGTCAGCAACCTCGAGGATTACCTGGAAGAGATCGAGCGCAAGCTCATCATGCAGGCCCTAGAAGAAACCCGCTGGAACCGCACCGCCGCAGCCCAGCGCCTGGGCCTGACCTTCCGCTCGATGCGCTACCGCCTGAAGAAACTGGGGATCGACTGA
- the thiO gene encoding glycine oxidase ThiO gives MSVLVVGGGVIGLLTALELATASEVVLVERSHVGREASWAGGGIVSPLYPWRYSAAVTALAHWSQDFYPDLGEKLLRATGIDPEVHATGLYWLDLDDETEALNWASREGRPLHAMEMMQVHKQVPSLGAGFERAVHMPRVANIRNPRLAQSLRAALFALPNVTLREQAGIDSFIIEEERVVGVRIGQEELRADRVALCAGAWSGELLATLGLSLPVEPVKGQMILYKCEPDFLPSMVLAKGRYAIPRRDGHILVGSTLEHEGFDKTPTEAALESLRASAIEMLPALAEAEVVGHWAGLRPGSPDGIPFIGPVPGFDGLWLNCGHYRNGLVLAPASCRLLTDLMLGREPIVDPAPYAPGARLKPLA, from the coding sequence GTGTCAGTCCTTGTTGTAGGTGGAGGGGTCATTGGGCTTCTGACCGCCCTGGAGCTGGCAACCGCCAGCGAAGTCGTGCTCGTCGAGCGTTCGCACGTGGGACGCGAGGCCTCCTGGGCCGGAGGCGGAATTGTATCCCCCCTCTATCCCTGGCGTTACAGCGCCGCGGTGACGGCCTTGGCTCATTGGTCGCAGGATTTCTACCCAGACCTTGGAGAGAAACTGCTGAGGGCCACTGGCATCGATCCAGAGGTGCACGCCACCGGTTTGTACTGGCTGGACCTCGATGACGAGACCGAGGCCCTAAATTGGGCAAGCCGTGAAGGTCGTCCACTTCATGCGATGGAGATGATGCAGGTGCACAAGCAGGTGCCATCTCTGGGGGCAGGTTTCGAGCGCGCCGTCCATATGCCGAGGGTGGCCAATATCCGCAATCCACGACTCGCGCAATCGCTGCGAGCAGCGCTCTTTGCGCTCCCCAACGTCACACTCCGTGAACAGGCTGGAATCGACAGTTTCATCATCGAAGAGGAAAGGGTGGTCGGCGTCAGGATAGGCCAGGAAGAACTCCGGGCCGACCGCGTGGCTCTCTGTGCTGGCGCCTGGAGCGGAGAACTCCTTGCCACACTTGGCCTTTCGTTACCGGTCGAACCGGTGAAGGGACAGATGATTCTCTACAAGTGCGAGCCGGATTTTCTGCCGAGCATGGTGCTGGCCAAGGGGCGCTATGCGATCCCGCGGCGCGACGGTCACATCCTGGTGGGGAGCACCCTGGAGCATGAAGGCTTCGACAAGACGCCGACCGAGGCCGCACTGGAAAGCCTGAGGGCGTCGGCCATCGAGATGCTGCCGGCGCTGGCGGAGGCCGAGGTGGTCGGCCATTGGGCCGGATTGCGGCCGGGGTCGCCCGACGGCATTCCTTTCATCGGGCCTGTGCCCGGTTTCGATGGGCTCTGGCTGAACTGCGGTCATTACCGCAATGGGCTGGTGCTGGCGCCCGCGTCCTGCCGGCTGCTCACCGACCTGATGCTGGGGCGCGAGCCCATCGTCGATCCCGCGCCCTATGCCCCGGGAGCGCGCCTGAAGCCGCTGGCCTGA
- a CDS encoding GspH/FimT family pseudopilin: MELEQGQMERKNLGMGLASQLISLAVLSIIIAMSLPSCLSWVMGHRVAGFSRDLAHAVHQARHLALTEGRRVTLCPLDNEGRCTRDWSKALSTFFDDEGHRVLTSQDHLISLLDVPPGIDLHWGGAGNKRSIHFNGSGLTAISNGTFVVSASTSRIERRIIINRQGRVRTKHGGE; this comes from the coding sequence ATGGAACTGGAGCAAGGACAGATGGAACGTAAGAATCTCGGAATGGGTTTGGCTTCCCAACTTATTTCTCTAGCGGTGTTATCGATCATCATCGCGATGTCCTTGCCCAGCTGCCTGTCTTGGGTGATGGGGCATCGCGTAGCAGGATTCAGCCGTGACCTCGCGCATGCTGTTCATCAGGCTCGCCATCTAGCGCTTACCGAAGGGCGCCGCGTAACCCTGTGCCCTCTTGATAATGAAGGGCGATGCACTCGCGACTGGAGCAAAGCGCTGAGTACCTTCTTCGATGATGAAGGGCATCGAGTGCTGACTTCTCAAGATCATCTAATCTCGCTGCTGGATGTACCGCCAGGTATCGACCTTCATTGGGGTGGGGCCGGTAATAAGCGATCAATCCACTTCAACGGCAGCGGTCTGACAGCCATCAGCAACGGCACGTTTGTAGTAAGCGCGTCAACATCTCGCATTGAGCGGCGGATTATCATCAACCGCCAAGGCCGGGTGCGAACGAAACACGGCGGCGAGTAG
- a CDS encoding GspH/FimT family pseudopilin: protein MERIRGFSLIELLVTIVIMGIVASIALPAMGGFIVRQRVSGQASELMNALAVARVEATKLNANVVVLPMTNSEDGWTDGWCVGPASINNCASADVIRNFQGASDVTVNAPYLQSTNKLTFRRDGTLLSGISAQSFKVTSERLQDNDSSARCVSLNALGKASIKKVNRDASC, encoded by the coding sequence ATGGAACGTATACGTGGATTCAGTCTGATCGAACTTCTGGTGACCATCGTCATCATGGGGATCGTTGCATCAATTGCCCTGCCCGCGATGGGTGGGTTCATCGTCAGGCAGCGGGTGTCCGGGCAGGCCAGTGAGCTTATGAATGCCCTGGCGGTGGCCCGCGTCGAGGCCACCAAACTCAATGCCAACGTGGTGGTGTTGCCCATGACCAACAGCGAGGACGGCTGGACCGACGGCTGGTGCGTTGGACCTGCCAGCATCAACAACTGCGCGAGCGCCGACGTCATTCGTAACTTCCAGGGAGCTTCGGATGTGACCGTCAACGCGCCGTACCTGCAATCCACCAACAAGCTGACGTTCCGACGCGATGGAACGCTGTTGTCAGGCATCAGCGCCCAGTCCTTCAAAGTGACCTCGGAGCGTCTGCAGGACAATGACAGCAGCGCGCGCTGTGTGTCTCTCAATGCCTTGGGCAAGGCCTCGATCAAGAAGGTGAACCGCGATGCGTCCTGTTGA
- the pilV gene encoding type IV pilus modification protein PilV, with product MRPVDNVSKQVGISLIEVLIALLIFAVGLLGFAALQLSALQSSGDSNQRTQATWIVQDLAERIRANQEAGTSDYTTAPNCSNLPAQRCSDYYNPITAAKVNGANCTAAQMAAYDRWEAQCSYSGTTAYGADATAASGRYNSRDFLGLAVSGTQPLAVVASGTQLSITTTWQSKASKNSAGENLTSSAQVQR from the coding sequence ATGCGTCCTGTTGATAACGTCTCCAAGCAGGTGGGGATTTCGCTGATCGAGGTGCTGATCGCACTCTTGATCTTCGCCGTTGGCCTGCTCGGTTTCGCGGCGCTCCAGCTCAGCGCGTTGCAGAGCTCCGGGGATAGTAACCAGCGCACCCAGGCGACCTGGATCGTGCAGGACCTGGCGGAGCGCATCCGCGCGAACCAGGAGGCTGGTACCAGCGACTACACCACGGCTCCGAACTGCTCCAACCTGCCGGCCCAGCGTTGCAGTGATTACTACAACCCGATCACTGCGGCCAAGGTGAACGGTGCCAACTGCACGGCTGCCCAGATGGCGGCCTACGATCGCTGGGAGGCGCAGTGTTCTTATAGTGGAACAACCGCGTATGGTGCCGACGCGACTGCAGCCTCCGGGCGTTATAACAGTCGAGATTTCCTGGGACTGGCGGTCAGTGGTACGCAACCTCTCGCCGTTGTCGCATCCGGAACTCAACTGAGTATCACGACGACTTGGCAAAGTAAGGCTAGCAAGAACTCGGCCGGGGAAAACCTGACCAGCAGTGCGCAGGTGCAACGATGA
- a CDS encoding PilW family protein encodes MSKHFVSSFQRQRGLSLVELMIGLTLGLILLLGIIQVFISSKQTFATNDAMAKLQENGRFALEFITQSARQAGYTSPGSTLDRPFPVERTVCGVGNTGNNPCATNGSGSGADVVGFTFEPPIIDGAKRDCAGAVVPDNNLVVNTFYIIPADANNSTAALGCKSFNRTTNAALSAGQRLIDGVDSLQVLYGIDTGGNSQSVNQFVSADRVSNWSKVVAVRIAVLANSVDVLNPAPVQRNYYLLDAAPFSSSDGRARQVFTTTVQFKNL; translated from the coding sequence ATGAGCAAGCATTTCGTCTCTAGTTTTCAGCGCCAACGCGGCTTGAGCCTGGTCGAGTTGATGATCGGCCTGACCCTGGGCCTGATCCTGCTGCTGGGCATCATCCAGGTCTTCATCTCCAGCAAGCAGACGTTCGCGACCAACGATGCCATGGCCAAGTTGCAGGAAAATGGTCGGTTTGCCCTTGAGTTCATCACCCAGAGTGCTCGCCAGGCCGGCTACACCTCACCTGGCTCTACACTTGACCGTCCTTTCCCAGTGGAAAGGACGGTCTGTGGAGTCGGTAACACCGGCAACAATCCTTGCGCTACCAACGGCAGCGGTAGTGGCGCCGATGTGGTGGGGTTCACCTTTGAACCTCCCATCATCGATGGAGCCAAGCGCGACTGCGCCGGTGCGGTGGTGCCTGACAACAATCTGGTGGTCAATACCTTCTACATCATTCCAGCGGACGCAAATAACTCAACGGCCGCATTGGGTTGCAAGTCCTTCAACCGGACCACCAACGCGGCCCTGAGTGCCGGACAGCGCCTTATCGACGGTGTTGACTCCCTTCAGGTCCTCTACGGCATCGATACCGGGGGGAATTCCCAGAGCGTCAACCAGTTCGTATCGGCTGATCGCGTCAGCAACTGGAGCAAGGTTGTTGCTGTTCGTATCGCTGTCCTGGCCAACTCGGTTGATGTCCTGAACCCGGCCCCTGTTCAGCGGAACTATTACCTGCTGGATGCCGCTCCGTTTTCCTCCAGCGATGGTCGAGCGCGCCAGGTGTTCACTACCACCGTCCAGTTCAAGAATCTCTAG
- a CDS encoding pilus assembly PilX family protein produces the protein MQSLRPLQRQAGATLIVALVFLVVLTAAGITAVRFATNDERMASSNQFRNTAYQQGQTEIRSQLLRLNVVANRQPLMSATSGTLATTSNEDDPNWVGSLSRFPSLMRPISLASIVALPASGNSENAQTNTIRSVGQLDCASFGKGYSFGNYTCQQYEIKATTRIGGALSDQAQGLVFFNLK, from the coding sequence ATGCAGTCCCTCCGACCACTGCAACGCCAGGCAGGCGCCACCTTGATCGTTGCGCTTGTTTTCCTTGTCGTGCTGACCGCTGCGGGCATCACTGCTGTTCGTTTCGCGACCAACGACGAACGCATGGCCAGCAGCAACCAGTTCCGCAATACCGCTTACCAGCAAGGGCAGACCGAGATTCGCTCTCAACTGCTTCGGCTGAATGTGGTGGCGAATCGCCAACCGCTGATGTCTGCAACGAGCGGCACCCTTGCCACAACGTCAAATGAAGACGACCCCAACTGGGTCGGTTCGCTGTCTCGTTTCCCATCCCTGATGAGGCCTATTTCCCTGGCATCGATCGTTGCCTTACCAGCCTCGGGCAACAGCGAGAACGCCCAGACCAATACCATCAGGAGCGTCGGTCAGCTGGACTGTGCGAGTTTCGGAAAGGGGTATTCCTTCGGCAACTACACCTGCCAGCAGTACGAGATCAAGGCGACCACCCGGATTGGTGGTGCTCTTTCCGATCAGGCCCAGGGCCTGGTCTTCTTTAACCTCAAATGA